The following nucleotide sequence is from Acidovorax radicis.
GATGCGGGAGACGAGGGTCAGGAGGGAGACGGTAGAGGCGGCTTTGAAAAGTGACACCGCAAGGAGTGTATTCCCCCTGAGCCGGGCCGCGCCTCAGGGCCGTCCAAGCCCGCGCGGGCAGGCTCGGAGCCCCCACTCCTCAGCCCCAGAGGAGGAACGCAGCCGCTGGTCTGGCAACGCCAGTGCCACTGCGTGCACTGGCGACAGCGCCGCGCAGAACCACCGCCACAGCCGCTGAAAGCCGGGCTAGGCTATAATCGCGGGCTTTGCTGGCATCATCCTCAGACTCAAGGAACTAAAACATGGCATCCGCTAAACCCAAGAAGAAGAACCCGCGCCTGGCGTCGGGCCGCAAGCGCGTCCGTCAGGACGTCAAGATCAACGCTGCGAACACCTCGCTGCGCTCCAAATACCGTACCGCTGTCAAGAACGTCGAAAAGGCTGTTCTGGCTGGCGACAAGACCAAGGCGACCGAACTGTTCGCCAAGATGCAAGCCGTGGTGGACACCGTGGCCGACAAGGGCATCTTCCACAAGAACAAGGCTGCTCGCGATAAGAGCCGTCTGTCTGCCAAGGTGAAAGCCCTGGCACTGGCCGCCTGACCCACTTCAGGCAAACAGCCCGAACGGCACCAGCCGTTCGCCGTTTGTAACGGGTGCGCTGTCAGCAACGAAAAAACCGCCTTCGGGCGGTTTTTTCGTTGCTGAAAAGAAAATAGATCAACCGACCAACCGATCAAAACAGCAGCCCCCTCATGTGCCAGGGAGG
It contains:
- the rpsT gene encoding 30S ribosomal protein S20, with translation MASAKPKKKNPRLASGRKRVRQDVKINAANTSLRSKYRTAVKNVEKAVLAGDKTKATELFAKMQAVVDTVADKGIFHKNKAARDKSRLSAKVKALALAA